The stretch of DNA ATTCCATTACTATCCAAAGTAAGTTGAACCGCAGCACCAGCCGTTGCATAGTCACCTACTTTTCGTTCGAGTTTGTGGTAGGCATTGCCCGTTCCATTTGAAGGAATGGGAACGTGTATGGCTGTTAATATTTCATTTTCTTCAATTGCGGTTGAATAAAATCCAAAGAAAAAATCATCAATGGGAACGATTCGCTTTCCCGCTTTACCTGTAATCTCTACTTGGGCATTTAGGGAAATTAAAACGGCGGGATGGTCATTGGCAGCGTCGCCATGTGCGATGTTACCACCAACTGTACCCATGTTTCTTACTTGAGGATCAGCGATTAATTTCGAGGCATCCGTAAAAATGGGATATTTAGAGCGAATCAAATCAGAATGTTCCAATTCGGCTTCTCGGGTCAATGCACCAATTTTTAGGTAGCCATTTTCTTCCTTGATGTAGGCGAGACCTGGGATATTGTTGATGTCTATCAAAAATTCTGGTTCGGCAAACCTAAGTTTCATCATCGGAATCAAACTGTGACC from Chitinophagales bacterium encodes:
- a CDS encoding xanthine dehydrogenase family protein subunit M, which codes for MIPASFEYEAPTTLEEALDLLEQHGDDAKILAGGHSLIPMMKLRFAEPEFLIDINNIPGLAYIKEENGYLKIGALTREAELEHSDLIRSKYPIFTDASKLIADPQVRNMGTVGGNIAHGDAANDHPAVLISLNAQVEITGKAGKRIVPIDDFFFGFYSTAIEENEILTAIHVPIPSNGTGNAYHKLERKVGDYATAGAAVQLTLDSNGIVTYAGIGLTNVNPIPLRASRSEQALMGKKLSDNTIAEAAQYASEDCNPSTDLRGDVDYKRAMVGILVTRMIRKAAERALA